In a genomic window of Pseudomonas putida:
- a CDS encoding PhoX family protein, protein MSLLEEHQPTDLEQMVGLSRRGFISAGALCGAAMFLGGNLLSRSVLAANAGTSTLLGFPGIPAATTDSISLPPGYKSSVLISWGQPLHKNGPAFDPSGNGSAEHQEVQFGDHNDGMSLFPFPGDKNRALMAINNEYTNYRYLYPHGGMPQSAEEVRKALAAEGVTVLEVQRKNGHWQFVQDSRYNRRIHGNSPIAFSGPAAGHELLKTSADPHGKNVLGTFQNCANGKTPWGTYLTCEENFTDCFGSTNAEQKFDAAQKRYGAVATSKEINWHQHDARFDLATNPNEFNRHGWVVEIDPFDPQSTPVKRTALGRFKHENAAITQTSDGHAVVYMGDDERGEFIYKFVSRDKINHQNPKANRDLLDHGTLYVARFDAGDGNADHPKGQGEWIELTHGKNGIDASSGFADQAQVLIHARLAASVVKATRMDRPEWIVVSPKDGQVYCTLTNNAKRGEEGQPVGGPNPREKNVYGQILRWRTDRDDHSSHTFAWDLFVVAGNPNVHAGTPKGGSSNVTAQNMFNSPDGLAFDEAGRLWIQTDGDVSNAGDFAGMGNNQMLCADPVSGEIRRFMVGPIGCEVTGISFAPDHKTMFVGIQHPGELGGSTFPEHLPNGKPRSSVIVITREDGGIIGA, encoded by the coding sequence ATGAGCTTATTGGAAGAACACCAACCCACCGACCTCGAACAGATGGTCGGCCTCAGCCGTCGTGGATTCATCAGCGCGGGCGCCCTGTGCGGCGCCGCAATGTTTCTGGGCGGCAACCTGTTGAGCCGCAGCGTGCTCGCCGCCAATGCTGGCACCAGCACGTTACTGGGCTTCCCCGGCATTCCCGCCGCCACCACCGACAGCATCAGCCTGCCACCGGGCTACAAATCGTCGGTGCTGATCAGTTGGGGTCAGCCCCTGCACAAGAACGGCCCGGCCTTCGACCCGAGCGGCAATGGCAGCGCCGAGCATCAGGAAGTGCAGTTCGGCGACCACAACGACGGCATGAGCCTGTTCCCCTTCCCCGGTGATAAAAACCGGGCGCTGATGGCCATCAACAACGAATACACCAACTACCGCTACCTCTATCCCCACGGCGGCATGCCGCAATCGGCCGAAGAAGTGCGCAAGGCATTGGCGGCCGAAGGCGTGACGGTGCTCGAAGTCCAGCGCAAAAACGGTCACTGGCAGTTCGTGCAGGACTCGCGCTACAACCGCCGCATCCACGGCAACTCGCCGATCGCCTTCAGCGGTCCGGCCGCCGGCCACGAGTTGTTGAAGACCAGCGCCGATCCGCACGGCAAAAACGTGCTGGGCACCTTCCAGAATTGCGCCAACGGCAAGACCCCCTGGGGCACCTACCTGACCTGCGAAGAGAACTTCACTGACTGCTTCGGCAGCACCAACGCCGAGCAGAAGTTCGACGCCGCGCAAAAGCGCTACGGTGCCGTGGCCACCAGTAAAGAAATCAACTGGCACCAGCACGATGCGCGCTTCGATCTGGCAACCAACCCCAACGAATTCAATCGCCACGGCTGGGTGGTCGAGATCGATCCGTTCGATCCGCAATCGACTCCGGTCAAGCGTACGGCGCTGGGTCGCTTCAAACACGAAAACGCTGCCATCACGCAAACCAGCGACGGCCATGCCGTGGTGTACATGGGCGACGATGAGCGCGGCGAGTTCATCTACAAATTCGTCAGCCGCGACAAGATCAACCACCAGAACCCCAAGGCCAACCGCGACCTGCTGGACCACGGCACCCTGTACGTGGCGCGCTTCGACGCGGGCGACGGCAATGCCGATCATCCCAAGGGCCAGGGTGAATGGATCGAACTGACCCACGGCAAAAACGGCATCGACGCCAGCAGCGGTTTCGCTGACCAGGCCCAGGTGCTGATTCATGCGCGCCTGGCGGCCAGTGTGGTAAAGGCCACGCGCATGGACCGCCCGGAATGGATCGTGGTCAGCCCCAAGGATGGCCAGGTCTATTGCACCCTGACCAACAACGCCAAGCGTGGCGAAGAGGGGCAACCGGTGGGCGGGCCGAACCCGCGGGAAAAAAACGTCTACGGACAAATCCTGCGCTGGCGCACCGACCGCGACGACCACTCGTCCCACACCTTTGCCTGGGACCTATTCGTGGTCGCCGGCAACCCGAATGTGCATGCCGGCACGCCGAAGGGCGGCTCGTCGAACGTCACCGCGCAGAACATGTTCAACAGCCCCGATGGCCTGGCCTTCGATGAGGCCGGACGGCTGTGGATCCAGACTGACGGCGATGTCAGCAATGCCGGTGATTTCGCCGGCATGGGCAACAACCAGATGCTTTGCGCTGACCCGGTGAGCGGTGAAATTCGCCGATTTATGGTCGGGCCGATTGGTTGTGAAGTAACAGGGATCAGTTTTGCGCCGGACCACAAAACGATGTTCGTCGGGATTCAACATCCGGGCGAACTCGGCGGCTCGACCTTTCCCGAGCACCTGCCCAATGGCAAGCCGCGGTCTTCGGTGATCGTGATCACCCGTGAAGATGGCGGGATCATCGGCGCCTGA
- a CDS encoding serine/threonine protein kinase, with protein MAHPFETLTPDLVLDAVESIGFLSDARILALNSYENRVYQVGIEDSEPLIAKFYRPQRWTNEAILEEHQFTFELAEVEVPVVAPLIHNGETLHEHNGFRFTLFPRRGGRAPEPGNLDQLYRLGQLLGRLHAVGATKPFEHREALAVKNFGHDSLATLLEGDFIPRSLLPAYESVARDLLKRVEDAYNDTPHQNIRMHGDCHPGNMMCRDEMFHIVDLDDCRMGPAVQDIWMMLAGNRQDCLGQLSELMDGYNEFHDFDPRELALIEPLRALRLMHYSAWLARRWDDPAFPRSFPWFGTERYWGDQVLALREQLAALNEEPLKLF; from the coding sequence ATGGCCCACCCGTTTGAAACCCTCACCCCAGACCTCGTGCTCGATGCCGTCGAAAGCATCGGCTTCTTGAGTGACGCGCGCATTCTGGCGCTCAACAGCTACGAAAACCGCGTTTATCAAGTCGGCATCGAAGACTCCGAGCCACTGATCGCCAAGTTCTACCGCCCACAGCGCTGGACCAACGAAGCGATCCTCGAAGAACACCAGTTCACCTTCGAACTCGCCGAGGTCGAGGTGCCGGTGGTGGCGCCGCTGATCCACAACGGTGAAACCCTGCACGAACACAACGGCTTCCGTTTCACCCTGTTCCCCCGTCGCGGCGGTCGCGCGCCGGAGCCGGGCAATCTCGATCAGTTGTACCGCCTGGGGCAACTGCTGGGTCGCCTGCATGCGGTCGGTGCAACCAAACCCTTCGAGCACCGCGAAGCGCTGGCGGTGAAAAACTTCGGCCATGATTCACTGGCGACCCTGCTCGAAGGCGATTTCATTCCCCGCAGCCTGCTGCCGGCCTACGAGTCCGTGGCCCGGGATCTGCTCAAGCGCGTGGAAGATGCCTACAACGACACGCCCCACCAGAACATCCGCATGCACGGCGATTGCCACCCCGGCAACATGATGTGCCGCGATGAAATGTTCCACATCGTCGACCTCGACGACTGCCGCATGGGCCCGGCGGTGCAGGACATCTGGATGATGCTGGCCGGCAATCGCCAGGACTGCCTGGGACAGTTGTCGGAACTGATGGATGGCTACAACGAGTTCCATGACTTCGACCCGCGGGAACTGGCCCTGATCGAACCCTTGCGCGCCTTGCGCCTGATGCACTACAGCGCCTGGCTCGCCCGCCGCTGGGACGATCCGGCGTTCCCGCGCAGTTTCCCGTGGTTCGGCACGGAGCGGTATTGGGGCGACCAGGTGCTGGCATTGCGCGAGCAATTGGCGGCGCTCAACGAAGAACCACTTAAACTCTTCTGA